The proteins below are encoded in one region of Apium graveolens cultivar Ventura chromosome 4, ASM990537v1, whole genome shotgun sequence:
- the LOC141717675 gene encoding protein KINESIN LIGHT CHAIN-RELATED 3-like: MPGVVVGEIEEEGVAIQPNENGNSTPLKENSIADESVNSPKSPRAEGNGYRVDEVVDTSIEHLYDNVCEMQSSDQSPSRRSFGSDGEESRIDSELRHLVGGEMREVEIMEEEVGMQKVEDDDFRSDSGSKKESSSAGRKSKKSKEKSVSSSNSKKASNLNLESDATSSPKSRSPQEKPPLDKQNHKILVKPNGGSSSTKKQKNISLRGVTSQNGADDSSDSGLENPDLGPFLLKQARDLISSGDNPQKALQYALRAAKSFEKCSNGKPTLDVVMCLHVTAAIYCSLGQYTEAIPVLEHSIEIPVIEEGQEHALAKFAGHMQLGDTYAMVGQFESSIMSYTMGLEVQRQVMGDTDPRVGETCRYLAEAQVQALQFDEAEKLCQMAIDIHRDNGSPASIEEAADRRLMGLICETKGDHEAALEHLVLASMAMVANGQEKEVASVDVSIGDTYLSLSRYDEAVFAYQKALTSFKSTKGENHPTVASVFVRLADLYNKTGKIKDSKSYCENALRIYEKPLPGTPLEEIASGLTDVSAIYESMNELDQALKLLKKALKIYNDAPGQQNLIAGIEAQMGVIYYMLGNYSESYTSFKNTISKLRASGEKKSAFFGIALNQMGLTCVQRYAIKEAAELFEEARNVLEQEYGPYHPETLGVYSNLAGTYDAIGRLDEAIELLEYVVGMREEKLGTANPDVDDEKKRLAELLKEAGRVRNRKARSLENLLDANPHAIKGDGIKV, from the exons ATGCCTGGAGTTGTTGTGGGTGAAATAGAGGAAGAAGGGGTAGCAATTCAACCAAATGAGAATGGAAATTCCACACCTTTAAAAGAGAACTCGATAGCAGATGAGTCTGTAAATAGTCCGAAAAGCCCTCGGGCTGAAGGAAATGGTTATAGAGTTGATGAGGTAGTTGACACTTCAATTGAGCATCTGTATGATAATGTTTGCGAGATGCAGAGTTCTGACCAATCACCATCAAGGCGGAGTTTTGGATCCGATGGTGAAGAGTCTAGAATTGATTCTGAGCTCCGACATCTTGTTGGAGGCGAGATGAGAGAAGTGGAGATAATGGAAGAAGAAGTAGGGATGCAGAAGGTAGAAGATGATGATTTTCGTAGTGATTCCGGTTCGAAGAAGGAGAGTTCCTCTGCAGGTAGAAAGTCGAAGAAATCAAAGGAAAAATCTGTTTCGTCTTCTAATTCAAAGAAAGCTTCTAACTTGAATTTAGAGTCTGATGCAACATCAAGTCCCAAGAGCAGAAGCCCCCAAGAAAAACCTCCTCTAGATAAGCAGAATCATAAGATATTAGTGAAACCAAATGGTGGAAGCAGCTCTACTAAGAAACAAAAAAATATATCTCTCAGAGGGGTAACATCTCAAAATGGAGCTGATGATTCATCTGATTCGGGTTTAGAAAACCCGGACCTTGGGCCCTTTTTGCTTAAGCAAGCAAGGGATTTGATATCTTCTGGTGATAATCCTCAGAAAGCTCTTCAATATGCACTTCGTGCAGCAAAATCgttcgaaaaatgttcaaatgGGAAGCCAACCTTAGATGTAGTCATGTGTTTGCACGTGACTGCTGCAATATACTGTAGCTTGGGTCAGTACACCGAGGCTATTCCCGTTCTGGAGCATTCCATTGAGATTCCTGTAATTGAAGAAGGTCAGGAGCATGCCCTTGCTAAATTTGCTGGTCACATGCAACTTGGAGATACCTATGCCATGGTGGGTCAGTTTGAGAGTTCGATCATGTCTTATACGATGGGTTTGGAAGTACAGAGACAGGTTATGGGTGATACAGATCCAAGAGTTGGTGAGACGTGCAGGTACTTGGCTGAAGCTCAAGTTCAAGCATTGCAATTTGATGAAGCAGAGAAGCTTTGTCAGATGGCTATAGATATACACAGAGATAACGGTTCACCAGCTTCTATCGAAGAGGCAGCTGATAGGAGGCTTATGGGTCTTATCTGCGAAACTAAGGGAGACCATGAAGCTGCTCTTGAGCATCTGGTTCTTGCAAGCATGGCCATGGTGGCCAATGGGCAAGAAAAGGAGGTTGCATCTGTTGATGTAAGTATTGGAGACACATACTTATCTTTGTCTAGGTACGATGAGGCTGTTTTTGCATATCAGAAGGCACTCACATCTTTCAAGTCTACTAAAGGAGAGAACCATCCAACCGTTGCTTCAGTTTTTGTCCGTCTGGCTGACCTGTATAACAAGACGGGAAAAATAAAGGATTCAAAATCTTATTGTGAGAATGCTCTTCGAATCTATGAGAAGCCCTTACCCGGAACCCCTCTGGAGGAGATTGCCAGTGGTCTTACTGATGTTTCTGCTATTTATGAGTCGATGAATGAGCTTGATCAGGCCCTTAAGTTGCTGAAGAAGGCATTAAAGATATATAATGATGCCCCTGGTCAGCAAAACTTAATTGCTGGTATTGAGGCTCAGATGGGAGTCATCTACTACATGTTAGGGAACTACTCTGAATCATACACGTCCTTTAAAAATACCATTTCAAAGCTTCGAGCAAGTGGAGAGAAAAAATCTGCTTTTTTCGGGATTGCCCTTAATCAAATGGGCCTCACCTGTGTGCAGCGTTATGCTATTAAAGAGGCTGCAGAATTGTTTGAGGAAGCAAGAAATGTTTTGGAACAAGAATATGGACCATATCATCCTGAAACACTTGGGGTATACAGCAATCTTGCTGGAACTTATGACGCTATAGGAAG GCTGGATGAAGCAATTGAATTATTGGAATATGTTGTTGGTATGAGGGAGGAAAAGCTCGGAACAGCAAATCCTGACGtggatgatgagaagaagaggCTGGCAGAGCTGTTGAAGGAGGCGGGAAGGGTTCGTAATAGAAAAGCCAGATCATTAGAAAACCTTCTTGATGCCAACCCTCATGCAATAAAAGGTGATGGCATTAAAGTATGA